ACCTCGTCCAGCCGCTCCACCTTCAACATGGGCAATGCCGTCATCCGCGCCGGCACGGATGCGAAGAAGCAGGTTCTGGAGAAGGCGGCCGAGCTGCTGGATGCGCCCATCGAGGAGCTGGAGGTACGCGACAGCACGGTGCGGGTGCGCAACTCGAACCGGTTCTGCACCTTCAAGGAGATTGCCGGGGTGCGGCCGGGCAGCCCCTATGGGCCCATCGTCGGCCGCGGCTCCTACGTGCCGGAAGGCACCACGCCCTTCGACCTCGAAACCGGGCAGGGCCGACGCATCACCGGCTTCTGGCTGTATAGCAGCCAGGGGGTCGAACTCTCCGTGGATACGGATACCGGCAAGGTCACACTGCACAATATCGTCTCGGCGCATGATACCGGCCGCACCCTCAACCCCGCTGCCTGCGAGGGCCAGGTGGATGGCGGCGTGGCGATCGGCTGCAGCGCGGCCTTGATGGAGGAGCTGGTTCTCGACGAGAGCGGGCGCGTGGCCAATGCTGCCTTCGGTGACGACTATCCCACCATCACCAGCGCCGACCTGCCGCCAATCACGCCGGTATTCGTCGAGATCCCTCATCCCGATGGTCCCTATGGCGCCAAGGGCATTGGCGAGGGTCCGACCACCGGCATTGCCGCCGCGGTGGCCAATGCAGTGGAAGATGCGATCGGCGTGCGCATCCGCGACCTGCCGATCACGCCGGAGAAGATCCTGCGCGCCCTGGGCAAGCTTCCCGCCGAGGATCGGCCGTAAGCGCGTCGAATCTGCTATTGACCTGCGGCGGGCTCGCGGTACAGGGACGCCAAATCAATGCCCGGAAGGCGAAAAGAAAGACATCAGGCCAAGCGCCGTGAAGACCAGTAGTAGAAATCCCATCTCGAAGGCACTGAAGGCGCTCACCTGGATGGTGCAGGAGAACGCGAAGGACGTGGGCGTGCGCGAGATGGCCGCGGGCCTCAATGTCTCGCCCAGCACCGCCCACCGCCTGCTGTCGGAGCTGGTCCAGGCCGATCTGGTCAACCACAATCCGCAGACCGGCCGCTATTCGCTCAGTCTGGAATTCCTGCGCCTGGCCTATCTGGCCATCGCCCAGATGCCGATCCGGCAGATCGCCCTTGCCCATATGCGCCAGCTGACGGATGCCTGCAACGAGACCTCGCTGCTCGGCCTCTATGACAGCATGCGGCAGGAGATGATCTTCGCCGCCATGGTCGAATCTTCCCACCCCCTGCGCTATCAGATCGAGCTCAACAAGTGGCTGCCCGTCTATGTGGGCGCATCGGGACTGGCCATCATGTCCTTCCTGAGCGACACGGAGATTGCCTCGATCATCGACCGCACGCGGCTCGCCCCTGCCACGTCGCGCTCGATCACCGAACGCTACCGCCTGGAAGCGGAGATCCAGCGCATCCGCGAGCGGGGCTACGCGATCACCCATGGGCAGCGCACGGTCGATGCAGTGGGCATCGCCGCGCCGGTGTTCGGCAGCAGTGGCGAAGCGATCGGCGATATCTGCCTCACCATCCCGGAAAGCCGCTTCGATCCGAGCACCGAACGGCGGATCGCCGAGCTCCTGATGGACTGTGCCGACAAGGTCACCAAGTCGATTGGCGGTAAGCGGCGCGTGTTCCACCCCGCCTGACCTGACCTCCTGCCCTGACCAGCGCCCGATCGCCGGCGCTTGCCGTAAGGCTTCGCTCGTGATCTTTTACAGGACCGCCGGCGCGCCCCGTTAACGGTGCAGCAAGCCGGACCTGGTTCAACGCGTGGATTGCCAAGAGGCCAGCGTATGCCGAGAGAGCGCGAAACAGCCATGACCGACCCTCGCCTGCCGTTTCTCGCCGAGCTGGAGAAAAAGGTCCTGTGGCTTTCCACATGGACCATCCACAATGCCAACCACATCCGCCCCAGTGACGACGGGCTGAAGGTCGGCGGGCATCAGGCGTCCTCGGCCTCGCTCGCCACCATCATGACGGCGCTCTATTTCGCGGTGCTGAAGCCGGAGGATCGCGTCGCAGTCAAGCCGCATGCCAGTCCGATATTTCATGCGATCCAGTATCTGCTTGGCCACCAGACCCAGGAAAAGCTCGAGAATTTCCGCGGCTACAAGGGCGCGCAATCCTATCCCTCCCGCACCAAGGACGGCGACGACGTCGACTTCTCCACCGGCTCCGTCGGCTTGGGTGTGGCGCAGACACTGTTTGCCTCTCTCGTGCAGGATTACGTCAAGGCCCATGGCTGGGCCGACGGGCGGCGCGAGGGGCGCATGGTCGCGCTGGTCGGCGACGCGGAGATGGACGAGGGCAATATCTTCGAGGCCCTGCTCGAAGGCTGGAAGCAGGGCGTGCGCAACTGCTGGTGGATCATCGACTACAACCGCCAGAGCCTGGATGCGGTGATCCGCGAAGGGCTCTATGAACGGTTCCAAGCGATCTTCACGGCCTTCGGCTGGGACGTGGTGATCCTCAAATATGGCTCGCTGCTCGAAGCCGCCTTCCGCGAGCCCGGCGGCGACAAGCTGCGGGAGTGGATCGACAACGCGCCCAACCAGCTTTATTCCGCTCTGACCTTTCAGGGGGGTGCGGCCTGGCGCAAGCGACTGCTCGACGATATCGGCGACCAGGGCCCGGTCACCCGGCTCATCGAGAGCCGCAGCGACGACGAGCTCGCCCGGCTCATGACCAATCTCGCCGGACACGACCTGCCGAGCCTGTTGGCCGCGTTCGAGGCCATCGACCATGACCGGCCGACGGTGTTCATCGCCTATACCATCAAGGGCTTCGGCCTGCCGCTCGCCGGCCATAAGGATAACCATGCCGGCCTGCTCACGCCCACGCAGCTCGGGCAGTACCAGGCGAGCATCGGCGTGCGCCCCGGCCATGAATGGGACCGGCTCGAGGGGCTGTCGCTGCCTGCCTCCGAACTGGAACGGTTCCTGGCAACCGTTCCGTTCAACGCGGAAGGCCGGCGCCGGCTTGCCGCTCCGCGCCTGCCAGTTCCCGACACGTTCCCCATGCCGCACCAGGGTGCTATGTCGACCCAGCAGGGCTTCGGGCTTATTCTCAACGAGCTTGCCCGCTCGTCGGACCCGCTCGTGGAGCGCATCGTCACCACCTCGCCTGACGTCACCGTGTCCACCAATCTCGGGCCGTGGGTCAATCGCCGCGGTCTGTTCGCCCGCCAGGCGATGAAGGACCTGTTCAAGGCCGAGCGCATCCCCTCGACCTTCAGCTGGGAGTTCAGCCCCAAGGGCCAGCACCTCGAGCTCGGCATTGCCGAGATGAACCTGTTCATCCTGCTGTCTGCCCTCGGGCTGTCGCATTCGCTTTTCGGCGAGCGGCTCATTCCGATCGGCACGCTCTATGATCCGTTCATCGCCCGCGGCCTCGATGCTCTCAACTATGCCTGCTATCAGGATGCGCGCTTCATTCTCGCCGCGACGCCGTCGGGTGTGACGCTGGCGCCGGAAGGCGGCGCGCACCAGTCGATCGGCACGCCGCTCATCGGCATGGCGCAGGACGGGCTGGCCGCCTTCGAGCCGGCCTTCGTGGACGAGCTTGCCACCATTCTCCACTGGTCGTTCGACTATGTGCAGCGCTCCGGCGAGAGCGATGCCCCCGAGCGCGATGTCGAAGAGCGGTCATGGCTGCGCGACGAGACGGGCGGGTCGGTCTACTTACGGCTGTCGACGCGAACCATCGAGCAGCCGCAGCGCGAGATTTCGCCGGAGCTTGAGCGCGACATCATCGATGGCGCCTACTGGCTGCGCCGTCCCGGCCCCAATGCCGAGGTGGTGGTCGCCTATACCGGCGTGGTCGCGCCCGAGGCGATCCAGGCCGTGGGTCTGATGGCCGAGGACCGGCGTGATGTCGGCCTCTTGGCCGTCACCTCCGCCGACCGCCTCAATGCCGGCTGGACGGCGGCGCAGCGGGCGCGCGAGCGCGGGCTTATCAAGGCGCGCAGCCATATCGAGCGGCTGCTGAGCGGACTGCCGCCCCATTGCGCGCTGGTCACCGTCCTCGATGGGCACCCCGCGACCCTGGCATGGCTAGGGTCGGTCGCCGGCCACCGCACCCGCTCGCTCGGGGTTGAGCATTTCGGGCAGACCGGCAGCATAGCCGATCTCTACCGCCACTATGGGATCGATGCGCAGGGCATCATCTCCGCTGCGGCCATGATCGCCCCGGGCCGTCCGATCAAGCATCTGCACGTCGCGTGAACCGTTCCTAGTCGACTGGCCAAGATCGGCACGATATGGGACTGCATGCGCATCCTTCTGACCGAGGGCTCCAGCACCTCCGCCCGTGAGGCGGTCACCATCCTGGGCCTCCAGGGCCATGACGTCGAGATCTGCGATCCGGACCCGCACTGCATCGCGCGGTTCTCGCGTTTCGTGCGCCGATACCATCGCTGCCCGGGCCTGGGGGTTGACCCGGAAGGCTTTGTCGCCTTCGTCATGGACCTGCTGGCGCGAGAGCCATTCGACATCCTGCTGCCCATTCACGAGCAGGGCCTCGCATTCTGCAGGCTGCGGGACAAGCTGCCGGGCGGCGCGGCCGTGGCGCTGCCCAGCTTGGAGGCCTATCGACAGGTGCACAGCAAGGCGGGCTTCAGCCGCGTGCTGTCCGAGCTCGGCCTCCCCCAGCCTCCCACACAATTCATCGAGACGCGCCAGCAGGCGCTCTCTTTGAACAAATTTCCCGTTGTTCTTAAGACTTCGATAGGCACGGCCAGCCGCGGCGTGTGGCTTGTTAAAGATCGCGAAAGTCTTCGCTGTGCAGTTGAGGAACTAGACAAGATTTCCGGCTTCACGGATGCCGTTCTTGCTCAGGATTTCATTGAGGGAACGGTCGAGCACGCACAGGCGGTATTCAGCAATGGAAAGCTTATCGGACTGCATGCCTATCGGCAGATCGTCCGCGGCGCCGGTGGTGGCGATGCGGTCAAGGAAAGCATTGACCGGCCGGAGTTGCACGACCATTTGGCTCTGCTCGGCGAGCATCTGCATTGGCACGGCGCCCTCTCGGTCGATTACCTCGCCTCGGAGGCGTCCGGCGCCATCCATTACATCGACTGCAATCCGCGACTGGTGGAGCCGATGAACGCTTGGCTCGCCGGTCATGACCTCCTCGATCGGCTGCTGCAGGTCACCTGCGCAGATCAGACGGCGCCTTTGCCGCCCGGCCGGACCGGCATCCGCTCCCATCTCGCGATGCAGGCCCTGCTCGGCTGTGCCTTGCGCAGCCGTTCGCGTTGGGAACTTCTGCGCGAGATTGTGCGTTTAGTCCGCGGGAGCGGGATCTATCGTACGAGTGAGGAGGAGTTGACACCCCTGAGATGGGATTGGCCGAGTGTAGCACCCACCGTCGCGGTCGCTCTCCTGTTGCTCATCACCCCCAAGGCCGCCGAGCAGATGCCCAAGCGCGGCTGGGGAACTCACCTTCTGACACCGCAAAGCATCCGCATCATCTGTGATCGGGTCGGATAGGCGGCCCCCGGCCCTGACGCGGCGGCGAAATCTGGAGTTGCCCAATTGGATAGAAACGGTTCCACGCCTGCGAGAAACGGGGAGGATGCAAAGCGCCGCGTGCTGATAACGGGCGGAAGTGGGTTCATTGGCCAGCACTTGGTCGCGGCGGCCACGGCGCGCGGCGATGCGGTGCGGGTGCTGGACTTGCAGCCCCCACGGCTTCACCTCCCGCGGGAGTTCATACAGGGCTCCATCCTCGACCCCGCATGCGTCCGCCGTGCCATGGAAGGTGTCGACACGGTGTACCATCTCGCCGGCATCGCCCATTTCTGGACACCGGACCCCGAGGATTTCGACCGCGCAAACCATCAGGGCACCGAGACTGTTCTCTCGGTCGCCGCGGAGCTGGGCGTGCGGCGCTTCGTGCACTGCTCGTCGGAGACGGTCATGTTTCCAGCAAATGGCCACGGGCCGGGCAGCCCGACCCTGGTGGAGGACATGGCGGGCCCATATACGCGGTCGAAGTTCCTGGCCGAGCTCGCGGCGCTGGACGCAGCGCGCAATGGCTTGCCCGTAGTCGTCGTCAATCCGACGGTTCCCATCGGTCCCGGCGATCACAACAGGACGGCGCCGACGGCCATGGTGTCGCTGTTCCTGAATCATCCGCCGCTGTTCGTCATGGACTGCATCCTGAACGTGGTGGATGTGCGCGACGTGGTCACCGGCATCATGCTGGCGGCGGACCATGGCCGGGTCGGCGAGCGCTACATTCTCGGCGGCGAAATCCTGACCGTGCGCGAGCTCATCCGCCGGATCGATGCGATATGCGGCCGCCGCACCACGACCTTCAACATTCCCGGCTTTGCGGCTCTGGCCGCGGGGTTCGCCGCGGAATGGTATTCGAATCATATCAGCCAGCGCATGCCGCTCGCCACACCCGAGGCTGTGCGGGTGGCACTCAGGTCCATCCCGCTGGAGATCGACAAGGCACGGGAAGACCTGGGCTATCGGCCCCGTGCCATAGACGGCGCGCTCGCCGAGACCGTTGCCTGGCTCTCGCGCGCGGATGCGACGGTGCGCGATGCGATGAAACGTCTGCCGGAGAGCTACTCAAGCCCCCGATGAAAAGGCCGCCTTCCGACGCGACGGCAGGATAGCGAGCAGCGTCACGCCCCGAGCCAGAAGAAACCCGTGCAGCGCCGCCCACAACCCGGCATTGCCGAACAGGTGCCCGAGGCCGAGCAGCAGCGCCACGTAGACGGCGAACGACAGCAGCATCATGTTGCGCATGTCGCGCGACCAGGTGGCGCCGATGAAAACGCCGTCCATCTGAAAGGCAAGCACGCCCGTGAGCGTCGTCAAGGCGCCCCACACCAGCAGCCGCTTGGCCTCGAGCTGAACGCCGGCCGACGTGGTCATGAGCTCGATGAAAGTCGAGCCGAAGGCCAGAAACACAATGTTTGCGACGGCTGCCAGGGCCAGTCCCCAGGCCATGGTCATGCGCACGCCCTGGTCGAACGCCGGTCGATAGCGCGAGCCGATCGCCCGGCCGGTGATCTGCTCCGCGGCTGTGGCAAAGCCGTCGAGGAAGTAACTGCCGATCAGGAAGAAGTTCAGCAGCACCGCGTTGGCCGCCAGGCCCACCGTGCCGAACTGCGCGCCCTGCCGGGTGAACAGGGCGAAGGCGGCCAGCAGCACGAAGGAGCGGATCATGATGTCGCGGTTCAGCGCAACCATGCGCAGCAATGCCGCCTTGTCCAGCAGCCGGCCGCGGGAGACGGGCGGCATGCGGGCAAAACGGACTAGAATGACGACAAGACCTAAGACAGC
This genomic stretch from Rhodoligotrophos defluvii harbors:
- a CDS encoding IclR family transcriptional regulator → MKTSSRNPISKALKALTWMVQENAKDVGVREMAAGLNVSPSTAHRLLSELVQADLVNHNPQTGRYSLSLEFLRLAYLAIAQMPIRQIALAHMRQLTDACNETSLLGLYDSMRQEMIFAAMVESSHPLRYQIELNKWLPVYVGASGLAIMSFLSDTEIASIIDRTRLAPATSRSITERYRLEAEIQRIRERGYAITHGQRTVDAVGIAAPVFGSSGEAIGDICLTIPESRFDPSTERRIAELLMDCADKVTKSIGGKRRVFHPA
- a CDS encoding transketolase, yielding MTDPRLPFLAELEKKVLWLSTWTIHNANHIRPSDDGLKVGGHQASSASLATIMTALYFAVLKPEDRVAVKPHASPIFHAIQYLLGHQTQEKLENFRGYKGAQSYPSRTKDGDDVDFSTGSVGLGVAQTLFASLVQDYVKAHGWADGRREGRMVALVGDAEMDEGNIFEALLEGWKQGVRNCWWIIDYNRQSLDAVIREGLYERFQAIFTAFGWDVVILKYGSLLEAAFREPGGDKLREWIDNAPNQLYSALTFQGGAAWRKRLLDDIGDQGPVTRLIESRSDDELARLMTNLAGHDLPSLLAAFEAIDHDRPTVFIAYTIKGFGLPLAGHKDNHAGLLTPTQLGQYQASIGVRPGHEWDRLEGLSLPASELERFLATVPFNAEGRRRLAAPRLPVPDTFPMPHQGAMSTQQGFGLILNELARSSDPLVERIVTTSPDVTVSTNLGPWVNRRGLFARQAMKDLFKAERIPSTFSWEFSPKGQHLELGIAEMNLFILLSALGLSHSLFGERLIPIGTLYDPFIARGLDALNYACYQDARFILAATPSGVTLAPEGGAHQSIGTPLIGMAQDGLAAFEPAFVDELATILHWSFDYVQRSGESDAPERDVEERSWLRDETGGSVYLRLSTRTIEQPQREISPELERDIIDGAYWLRRPGPNAEVVVAYTGVVAPEAIQAVGLMAEDRRDVGLLAVTSADRLNAGWTAAQRARERGLIKARSHIERLLSGLPPHCALVTVLDGHPATLAWLGSVAGHRTRSLGVEHFGQTGSIADLYRHYGIDAQGIISAAAMIAPGRPIKHLHVA
- a CDS encoding ATP-grasp domain-containing protein translates to MDLLAREPFDILLPIHEQGLAFCRLRDKLPGGAAVALPSLEAYRQVHSKAGFSRVLSELGLPQPPTQFIETRQQALSLNKFPVVLKTSIGTASRGVWLVKDRESLRCAVEELDKISGFTDAVLAQDFIEGTVEHAQAVFSNGKLIGLHAYRQIVRGAGGGDAVKESIDRPELHDHLALLGEHLHWHGALSVDYLASEASGAIHYIDCNPRLVEPMNAWLAGHDLLDRLLQVTCADQTAPLPPGRTGIRSHLAMQALLGCALRSRSRWELLREIVRLVRGSGIYRTSEEELTPLRWDWPSVAPTVAVALLLLITPKAAEQMPKRGWGTHLLTPQSIRIICDRVG
- a CDS encoding NAD-dependent epimerase/dehydratase family protein, giving the protein MLITGGSGFIGQHLVAAATARGDAVRVLDLQPPRLHLPREFIQGSILDPACVRRAMEGVDTVYHLAGIAHFWTPDPEDFDRANHQGTETVLSVAAELGVRRFVHCSSETVMFPANGHGPGSPTLVEDMAGPYTRSKFLAELAALDAARNGLPVVVVNPTVPIGPGDHNRTAPTAMVSLFLNHPPLFVMDCILNVVDVRDVVTGIMLAADHGRVGERYILGGEILTVRELIRRIDAICGRRTTTFNIPGFAALAAGFAAEWYSNHISQRMPLATPEAVRVALRSIPLEIDKAREDLGYRPRAIDGALAETVAWLSRADATVRDAMKRLPESYSSPR
- a CDS encoding MATE family efflux transporter; translation: MTLAFVTTPLLGIVGTAVVGRLGDAALIGGLAAGAVVFDVVFTTFNFLRAGTTGLTAQALGRRDAEGEQAAFWHAAAIAACCGTALALLGPAIALAGQWFMGADPAVSRAMATYIEVRMLSAPVALLNYAILGYVLGRGEALFGLMLQIVLNVTNVLLCIQLGLALEWGIAGVAWASVGGEAAAAVLGLVVILVRFARMPPVSRGRLLDKAALLRMVALNRDIMIRSFVLLAAFALFTRQGAQFGTVGLAANAVLLNFFLIGSYFLDGFATAAEQITGRAIGSRYRPAFDQGVRMTMAWGLALAAVANIVFLAFGSTFIELMTTSAGVQLEAKRLLVWGALTTLTGVLAFQMDGVFIGATWSRDMRNMMLLSFAVYVALLLGLGHLFGNAGLWAALHGFLLARGVTLLAILPSRRKAAFSSGA